From a region of the Bactrocera tryoni isolate S06 unplaced genomic scaffold, CSIRO_BtryS06_freeze2 scaffold_64, whole genome shotgun sequence genome:
- the LOC120781355 gene encoding myosin heavy chain 95F isoform X1, with protein sequence MSPVLQSENKSTKELEKMRKMDTQLVWARDPVEGYIQCRISEIGAKEFEVEPVDRKYPKRSCHVDDIFSSCDGPQDHDDNCELMLLNEATFLDNLKTRYYKDKIYTYVANILIAVNPYREISDLYSSATIKKYTGRSLGELPPHVFAIADKAIRDMRVLKSSQSIIVSGESGAGKTESTKYLLKYLCHSSDSAGPIEQKILDANPVLEAFGNAKTTRNNNSSRFGKFIEVHYDGKCQVVGGYISHYLLEKSRICTQSSEERNYHVFYMLLAGAPQQLRDKLNLGKPDDYRYLSGCTQYFANAKTEQLIPAAQKSTNHVKKGPLKDPIIDDYNHFQNLDRALGRLGLSEVNKLEIYSLVAAVLHLGNIAFEEIPDDARGGCQVSETSEKSLTITSKLLGVDPSELRQALVSRVMQSKGGGFKGTVIMVPLKIYEASNARDALAKAIYSRLFDRIVALINQSIPFQASNFYIGVLDIAGFEYFTVNSFEQFCINYCNEKLQKFFNDNILKNEQELYKSEGLNVPEITFTDNQDIIDLIEAKSNGIYTLLDEESKLPKPSAQHFTAEVHKAWSNHFRLGLPRSSRLKAHRTLRDEDGFLVRHFAGAVCYNTEQFIEKNNDALHASLEGLVQECENPLLKTLFPSGSNTALRGKLNFISVGSKFKTQLAELMEKLEKNGTNFIRCIKPNSKMIDRDFEGGLALAQLKCSGTISVLELMEHGYPSRVQFADLYNMYKSVLPPELAKLPPRTFCEAMLQSLNLSSKDFKFGVKKVFFRPGKFVEFDRIMKSDPENLLAIVAKVKKWLIRSRWVKSTLGAVCVIKLRNRIKYRNNCVLLIQRTVRGYLARKQHRPRYQGIAKINKVRFNAQKTIEIAGGLKKGRDEFINEVNGINRQVDEAIKTIKTNEKISSREIDGLFTIVMANMNKLTVDLNTKLKEQKQAEEQERLRKIQEALEAERRAKEEEERKKLEDEENKRLKAEMESRRKAEELQRLRQEEEDRRAALALQAQLEKEAQDDAKYRQQLEQERRDHELALRLANETNGMVEDSPPVIRNGQSDVSPMAPNKLIRSENVRAQQQALGKQKYDLSKWKYSELRDAINTSCDIELLEACRQEFHRRLKVYHAWKAKNRKRTTMEENERAPKSVMEAAYKAPPLAHPKQEITTAQHRYFRIPFMRANAPENSEHIILECIVTTCSSNLYVFFLAKRGLWYAHFDGQWIARQMELHADKPPILLVAGVDDMQMCELSLEETGLTRKRGAEILDHEFNREWERNGGKPYKNLGANNN encoded by the exons GTGAACTTATGCTGCTGAATGAAGCAACTTTTTTGGATAATTTAAAAACACGTTACTATAAAGACAAAATATAT ACTTATGTGGCCAACATACTAATTGCTGTGAATCCCTATCGTGAAATCAGTGATCTCTACTCATCCGCTACAATCAAGAAGTATACTGGACGTTCCTTGGGCGAGCTGCCGCCACATGTATTTGCGATAG CTGATAAGGCCATACGCGATATGCGCGTACTCAAATCGTCACAATCAATTATCGTATCTGGCGAATCGGGCGCTGGCAAAACAGAATCTACCAAGTATCTACTGAAGTATTTGTGTCATTCCAGCGACAGTGCCGGACCaatcgaacaaaaaattttagatg CCAATCCCGTGCTGGAGGCTTTTGGTAATGCGAAAACTACGCGCAACAACAACTCTTCGCGTTTCGGCAAGTTCATTGAAGTGCACTATGATGGCAAGTGTCAAGTGGTTGGCGGCTATATTTCCCACTATTTGCTGGAGAAGAGTCGCATATGCACACAGAGTTCAGAGGAGCGCAACTATCATGTATTCTACATGTTGCTTGCAGGTGCGCCGCAACAGCTGCGCGATAAGCTTAATTTAGGCAAGCCGGATGATTATCGG TATCTCTCCGGTTGTACACAGTATTTTGCCAATGCCAAAACGGAACAACTGATTCCTGCTGCTCAAAAATCCACAAACCATGTGAAGAAAGGACCGCTTAAGGATCCCATAATAGACGATTACAATCATTTCCAAAATCTCGACCGCGCTTTGGGTCGCTTGGGCTTGAGCGAAGTGAATAAGCTAGAAATATATTCATTAGTGGCTGCCGTCTTGCATTTGGGAAATATTGCCTTTGAAGAGATTCCGGACGATGCACGGGGTGGTTGTCAAGTGTCGGAAACTTCGGAGAAATCGCTAACCATCACATCGAAACTGCTGGGTGTGGACCCTTCAGAACTGAGACAAGCGCTAGTATCGCGTGTGATGCAGAGCAAGGGTGGCGGCTTTAAGGGCACAGTAATTAT GGTACCCTTGAAAATTTACGAGGCCAGCAATGCGCGTGATGCACTTGCCAAAGCAATCTACAGTCGGCTCTTTGATCGCATTGTAGCTTTAATTAATCAAAGCATTCCCTTCCAAGCCTCCAACTTCTACATTGGCGTCTTGGATATCGCTGGTTTTGAATACTTCACTGTGAATTCGTTCGAGCAATTCTGCATCAATTATTGCAAtgagaaattacaaaaattcttcAACGACAATATTCTGAAGAACGAGCAAGAGCTGTACAAGAGTGAGGGTTTAAATGTGCCGGAAATCACATTCACCGATAATCAGGATATAATCGATTTAATCGAAGCGAAGTCAAATGGCATTTATACACTGTTGGATGAGGAGTCGAAGCTGCCGAAGCCGTCAGCACAGCACTTCACGGCCGAGGTGCACAAGGCGTGGTCAAATCATTTCCGTTTGGGTTTGCCGCGTTCATCGCGCTTGAAGGCGCATCGCACGCTGAGGGATGAGGATGGGTTCCTGGTGCGCCACTTTGCTGGCGCCGTCTGCTACAATACG gaacaatttattgagaaaaacAACGATGCTTTACATGCTTCTCTCGAGGGTTTGGTGCAGGAGTGCGAGAACCCGCTGTTAAAAACTCTATTTCCATCGGGCAGTAATACAGCATTACGTGGAAAACTGAATTTCATTTCCGTTGGCTCGAAATTCAAAACACAACTCGCCGAGTTAATGGAGAAATTAGAGAAGAAT GGAACTAATTTCATACGTTGCATTAAGCCAAACAGCAAAATGATCGATCGTGACTTCGAGGGTGGTCTAGCTTTGGCACAACTCAAATGCTCTGGCACCATTTCAGTGCTAGAGCTAATGGAGCACGGTTATCCGTCGCGCGTACAGTTCGCCGATCTGTACAACATGTATAAATCGGTTTTACCGCCCGAGTTAGCCAAGTTGCCGCCACGCACTTTTTGCGAAGCCATGTTGCAATCACTCAACCTCAGCTCAAAGGATTTCAAATTTGGTGTCAAGAAGGTATTTTTCCGCCCTGGAAAGTTCGTTGAATTCGATCGCATTATGAAATCGGACCCTGAAAATCTGTTGGCGATCGTGGCCAAGGTGAAGAAATGGTTGATACGTTCACGTTGGGTAAAATCAACGCTCGGCGCGGTGTGTGTGATCAAAC TGCGTAATCGTATCAAGTATCGCAACAATTGCGTTTTGCTCATACAACGCACTGTGCGTGGTTATTTGGCGCGCAAACAGCATCGTCCGCGTTACCAAGGCATTGCGAAGATCAACAAAGTCCGCTTTAATGCGCAAAAGACTATTGAAATTGCTGGTGGATTGAAGAAGGGTCGCGATGAGTTTATAAACGAAGTGAATGGTATAAATCGTCAAGTTGACGAAGCCATAAAAACAATCAAG ACAAACGAGAAAATATCTTCAAGAGAAATCGATGGTCTCTTCACCATCGTTATGGCCAATATGAATAAGCTCACTGTGGACTTGAACACTAAGTTAAAG GAACAAAAGCAAGCAGAGGAGCAGGAACGTCTGCGCAAAATACAGGAAGCGCTGGAGGCAGAACGACGCGCCAAGGAGGAGGAGGAGCGAAAGAAACTTGAAGACGAAGAAAACAAACGACT CAAAGCTGAGATGGAGTCGCGCCGAAAGGCTGAGGAGCTTCAACGGCTTAGACAAGAGGAGGAAGATCGCCGGGCAGCGTTGGCGTTACAAGCACAACTGGAGAAGGAAGCACAAGACGACGCCAAGTACAGGCAGCAATTGGAGCAGGAGCGTCGTGACCATGAATTGGCGTTGCGTTTGGCCAACGAAACGAATGGCATGGTTGAGGACAGTCCACCGGTTATACGCAA TGGTCAAAGTGATGTGTCGCCCATGGCTCCCAACAAACTTATCAG ATCTGAAAACGTCCGCGCTCAACAACAGGCGTTAGGTAAGCAGAAATACGATTTGTCGAAATGGAAATACTCGGAGTTACGTGATGCTATCAACACATCCtgtgatattgagttgctcgaA GCTTGTCGTCAAGAGTTCCATCGTCGCTTGAAGGTCTATCACGCCTGGAAGGCAAAGAATCGCAAACGCACCACCATGGAGGAGAACGAACGCGCACCGAAGAGTGTCATGGAAGCAG CTTACAAGGCACCACCATTGGCCCATCCGAAACAGGAAATCACTACTGCCCAACACCGTTACTTCCGTATACCATTCATGCGCGCGAACGCGCCTGAAAACAGTGAGCACATCATTTTAGAGTGTATAGTGACCACTTGTTCAtcaaatttgtatgttttttttttagctaaacGTGGCCTCTGGTACGCACACTTCGATGGACAATGGATAGCGCGGCAAATGGAGTTGCATGCCGACAAGCCGCCCATACTGCTGGTGGCAG GCGTGGATGACATGCAAATGTGCGAACTTAGCCTGGAGGAGACCGGTTTGACGCGTAAACGCGGCGCTGAAATTTTAGACCATGAATTTAATCGCGAATGGGAACGTAACGGCGGCAAACCATATAAAAATCTGGGTGCtaataataactaa
- the LOC120781355 gene encoding myosin heavy chain 95F isoform X2: MSPVLQSENKSTKELEKMRKMDTQLVWARDPVEGYIQCRISEIGAKEFEVEPVDRKYPKRSCHVDDIFSSCDGPQDHDDNCELMLLNEATFLDNLKTRYYKDKIYTYVANILIAVNPYREISDLYSSATIKKYTGRSLGELPPHVFAIADKAIRDMRVLKSSQSIIVSGESGAGKTESTKYLLKYLCHSSDSAGPIEQKILDANPVLEAFGNAKTTRNNNSSRFGKFIEVHYDGKCQVVGGYISHYLLEKSRICTQSSEERNYHVFYMLLAGAPQQLRDKLNLGKPDDYRYLSGCTQYFANAKTEQLIPAAQKSTNHVKKGPLKDPIIDDYNHFQNLDRALGRLGLSEVNKLEIYSLVAAVLHLGNIAFEEIPDDARGGCQVSETSEKSLTITSKLLGVDPSELRQALVSRVMQSKGGGFKGTVIMVPLKIYEASNARDALAKAIYSRLFDRIVALINQSIPFQASNFYIGVLDIAGFEYFTVNSFEQFCINYCNEKLQKFFNDNILKNEQELYKSEGLNVPEITFTDNQDIIDLIEAKSNGIYTLLDEESKLPKPSAQHFTAEVHKAWSNHFRLGLPRSSRLKAHRTLRDEDGFLVRHFAGAVCYNTEQFIEKNNDALHASLEGLVQECENPLLKTLFPSGSNTALRGKLNFISVGSKFKTQLAELMEKLEKNGTNFIRCIKPNSKMIDRDFEGGLALAQLKCSGTISVLELMEHGYPSRVQFADLYNMYKSVLPPELAKLPPRTFCEAMLQSLNLSSKDFKFGVKKVFFRPGKFVEFDRIMKSDPENLLAIVAKVKKWLIRSRWVKSTLGAVCVIKLRNRIKYRNNCVLLIQRTVRGYLARKQHRPRYQGIAKINKVRFNAQKTIEIAGGLKKGRDEFINEVNGINRQVDEAIKTIKTNEKISSREIDGLFTIVMANMNKLTVDLNTKLKEQKQAEEQERLRKIQEALEAERRAKEEEERKKLEDEENKRLKAEMESRRKAEELQRLRQEEEDRRAALALQAQLEKEAQDDAKYRQQLEQERRDHELALRLANETNGMVEDSPPVIRNGQSDVSPMAPNKLISFTRGVTTFASRYFNKSENVRAQQQALGKQKYDLSKWKYSELRDAINTSCDIELLEACRQEFHRRLKVYHAWKAKNRKRTTMEENERAPKSVMEAAYKAPPLAHPKQEITTAQHRYFRIPFMRANAPENTKRGLWYAHFDGQWIARQMELHADKPPILLVAGVDDMQMCELSLEETGLTRKRGAEILDHEFNREWERNGGKPYKNLGANNN; the protein is encoded by the exons GTGAACTTATGCTGCTGAATGAAGCAACTTTTTTGGATAATTTAAAAACACGTTACTATAAAGACAAAATATAT ACTTATGTGGCCAACATACTAATTGCTGTGAATCCCTATCGTGAAATCAGTGATCTCTACTCATCCGCTACAATCAAGAAGTATACTGGACGTTCCTTGGGCGAGCTGCCGCCACATGTATTTGCGATAG CTGATAAGGCCATACGCGATATGCGCGTACTCAAATCGTCACAATCAATTATCGTATCTGGCGAATCGGGCGCTGGCAAAACAGAATCTACCAAGTATCTACTGAAGTATTTGTGTCATTCCAGCGACAGTGCCGGACCaatcgaacaaaaaattttagatg CCAATCCCGTGCTGGAGGCTTTTGGTAATGCGAAAACTACGCGCAACAACAACTCTTCGCGTTTCGGCAAGTTCATTGAAGTGCACTATGATGGCAAGTGTCAAGTGGTTGGCGGCTATATTTCCCACTATTTGCTGGAGAAGAGTCGCATATGCACACAGAGTTCAGAGGAGCGCAACTATCATGTATTCTACATGTTGCTTGCAGGTGCGCCGCAACAGCTGCGCGATAAGCTTAATTTAGGCAAGCCGGATGATTATCGG TATCTCTCCGGTTGTACACAGTATTTTGCCAATGCCAAAACGGAACAACTGATTCCTGCTGCTCAAAAATCCACAAACCATGTGAAGAAAGGACCGCTTAAGGATCCCATAATAGACGATTACAATCATTTCCAAAATCTCGACCGCGCTTTGGGTCGCTTGGGCTTGAGCGAAGTGAATAAGCTAGAAATATATTCATTAGTGGCTGCCGTCTTGCATTTGGGAAATATTGCCTTTGAAGAGATTCCGGACGATGCACGGGGTGGTTGTCAAGTGTCGGAAACTTCGGAGAAATCGCTAACCATCACATCGAAACTGCTGGGTGTGGACCCTTCAGAACTGAGACAAGCGCTAGTATCGCGTGTGATGCAGAGCAAGGGTGGCGGCTTTAAGGGCACAGTAATTAT GGTACCCTTGAAAATTTACGAGGCCAGCAATGCGCGTGATGCACTTGCCAAAGCAATCTACAGTCGGCTCTTTGATCGCATTGTAGCTTTAATTAATCAAAGCATTCCCTTCCAAGCCTCCAACTTCTACATTGGCGTCTTGGATATCGCTGGTTTTGAATACTTCACTGTGAATTCGTTCGAGCAATTCTGCATCAATTATTGCAAtgagaaattacaaaaattcttcAACGACAATATTCTGAAGAACGAGCAAGAGCTGTACAAGAGTGAGGGTTTAAATGTGCCGGAAATCACATTCACCGATAATCAGGATATAATCGATTTAATCGAAGCGAAGTCAAATGGCATTTATACACTGTTGGATGAGGAGTCGAAGCTGCCGAAGCCGTCAGCACAGCACTTCACGGCCGAGGTGCACAAGGCGTGGTCAAATCATTTCCGTTTGGGTTTGCCGCGTTCATCGCGCTTGAAGGCGCATCGCACGCTGAGGGATGAGGATGGGTTCCTGGTGCGCCACTTTGCTGGCGCCGTCTGCTACAATACG gaacaatttattgagaaaaacAACGATGCTTTACATGCTTCTCTCGAGGGTTTGGTGCAGGAGTGCGAGAACCCGCTGTTAAAAACTCTATTTCCATCGGGCAGTAATACAGCATTACGTGGAAAACTGAATTTCATTTCCGTTGGCTCGAAATTCAAAACACAACTCGCCGAGTTAATGGAGAAATTAGAGAAGAAT GGAACTAATTTCATACGTTGCATTAAGCCAAACAGCAAAATGATCGATCGTGACTTCGAGGGTGGTCTAGCTTTGGCACAACTCAAATGCTCTGGCACCATTTCAGTGCTAGAGCTAATGGAGCACGGTTATCCGTCGCGCGTACAGTTCGCCGATCTGTACAACATGTATAAATCGGTTTTACCGCCCGAGTTAGCCAAGTTGCCGCCACGCACTTTTTGCGAAGCCATGTTGCAATCACTCAACCTCAGCTCAAAGGATTTCAAATTTGGTGTCAAGAAGGTATTTTTCCGCCCTGGAAAGTTCGTTGAATTCGATCGCATTATGAAATCGGACCCTGAAAATCTGTTGGCGATCGTGGCCAAGGTGAAGAAATGGTTGATACGTTCACGTTGGGTAAAATCAACGCTCGGCGCGGTGTGTGTGATCAAAC TGCGTAATCGTATCAAGTATCGCAACAATTGCGTTTTGCTCATACAACGCACTGTGCGTGGTTATTTGGCGCGCAAACAGCATCGTCCGCGTTACCAAGGCATTGCGAAGATCAACAAAGTCCGCTTTAATGCGCAAAAGACTATTGAAATTGCTGGTGGATTGAAGAAGGGTCGCGATGAGTTTATAAACGAAGTGAATGGTATAAATCGTCAAGTTGACGAAGCCATAAAAACAATCAAG ACAAACGAGAAAATATCTTCAAGAGAAATCGATGGTCTCTTCACCATCGTTATGGCCAATATGAATAAGCTCACTGTGGACTTGAACACTAAGTTAAAG GAACAAAAGCAAGCAGAGGAGCAGGAACGTCTGCGCAAAATACAGGAAGCGCTGGAGGCAGAACGACGCGCCAAGGAGGAGGAGGAGCGAAAGAAACTTGAAGACGAAGAAAACAAACGACT CAAAGCTGAGATGGAGTCGCGCCGAAAGGCTGAGGAGCTTCAACGGCTTAGACAAGAGGAGGAAGATCGCCGGGCAGCGTTGGCGTTACAAGCACAACTGGAGAAGGAAGCACAAGACGACGCCAAGTACAGGCAGCAATTGGAGCAGGAGCGTCGTGACCATGAATTGGCGTTGCGTTTGGCCAACGAAACGAATGGCATGGTTGAGGACAGTCCACCGGTTATACGCAA TGGTCAAAGTGATGTGTCGCCCATGGCTCCCAACAAACTTATCAG TTTTACGCGAGGTGTTACAACGTTTGCATCTCGATATTTCAATAA ATCTGAAAACGTCCGCGCTCAACAACAGGCGTTAGGTAAGCAGAAATACGATTTGTCGAAATGGAAATACTCGGAGTTACGTGATGCTATCAACACATCCtgtgatattgagttgctcgaA GCTTGTCGTCAAGAGTTCCATCGTCGCTTGAAGGTCTATCACGCCTGGAAGGCAAAGAATCGCAAACGCACCACCATGGAGGAGAACGAACGCGCACCGAAGAGTGTCATGGAAGCAG CTTACAAGGCACCACCATTGGCCCATCCGAAACAGGAAATCACTACTGCCCAACACCGTTACTTCCGTATACCATTCATGCGCGCGAACGCGCCTGAAAACA ctaaacGTGGCCTCTGGTACGCACACTTCGATGGACAATGGATAGCGCGGCAAATGGAGTTGCATGCCGACAAGCCGCCCATACTGCTGGTGGCAG GCGTGGATGACATGCAAATGTGCGAACTTAGCCTGGAGGAGACCGGTTTGACGCGTAAACGCGGCGCTGAAATTTTAGACCATGAATTTAATCGCGAATGGGAACGTAACGGCGGCAAACCATATAAAAATCTGGGTGCtaataataactaa